The nucleotide window CACACAAAGTTTATGCCACACGAAATGGGATTGCAAGTATCACGTTGTATGGATTCCAAAATGTCGCCGCAAGGTGCTGTTTGGTCGAATCCGGAAATATCTTGCCGACTTGTTTCATAGTCTAGCCAGGCAGAAAGAGTGCAAGATAGTGGAAGGGCACCTTCAACCTGATCATATTCACATATTGATATCGATCCCACCAAAATACTCCGTTGCACAGGTGATCGGTTTCATCAAGGGCAAAAGTGCAATCCATATTGCGCGAATGTACCTTGGTCAGAAGAAGAACTTTGCTGGTATGAGCTTTTGGGCACGTGGCTACTTTGTATCCACTGTCGGTGCTGACGAGGAAACAATTGCCAACTACATCAGGAACCAGGAAGACGAAGACAAACGTCTGGATCAATTGACATTTTTGCCCGAAGAATGACCACCACTCGTGGTGGTCAGATAATCTTTTGAAAAAACCGCTTCGAGCGGTTCACGACTTTGAAAGCCCCCGGCTTTGCCGGGGGATGCTTACAATATAAAGGAGTCGCATATGAAAAATTCCAAAAATACACGATCACCTGATTTGATAGCAAAATTACTCCAGCTCATCTATAGCAAATCTTTTAACAGCACCAGTTTTTGTATGTTTTGTTTGGAGCCGTCTGAACTGGCAAGCCTTGCTGGTGTTGAAAATCTAACCGATAATGATATTAAGGCTATTGATAAGCACCTAAAAAGCTCTGACTTTGCATTGGTTCCATTATTTGATTGTTTTGTTGTGACTGAAGCTCCAGAAATAGATTTATTGCGGTCAGTCCCTTCCAAACTTCTTAA belongs to Geobacter sp. SVR and includes:
- the tnpA gene encoding IS200/IS605 family transposase translates to MDDTQSLCHTKWDCKYHVVWIPKCRRKVLFGRIRKYLADLFHSLARQKECKIVEGHLQPDHIHILISIPPKYSVAQVIGFIKGKSAIHIARMYLGQKKNFAGMSFWARGYFVSTVGADEETIANYIRNQEDEDKRLDQLTFLPEE